In one Streptomyces sp. NBC_01241 genomic region, the following are encoded:
- a CDS encoding M20 family metallopeptidase has protein sequence MIADVERLVRCESPSDDLAAVARSAELVARIGAGHLGAEAERIVIDGCTHVRWRFGRTPRVLLIGHHDTVWPVGSLKSHPFEVRDGVLRGPGCFDMKAGLVMAFHALADLIGTGARTSVSGPGAAHPLDGVTLLITGDEEPGSPSSRELIEGEAGSCAAALVLEAAGPGGALKTERKGVSRYEVLVRGRAAHSGLEPERGVNATIEAAHQILAVAALGDAAHGTTVTPTRLEAGTTSNTVPASASFDVDVRIRDAAEQHRVDRAMRDLRARLAGAAVEVTGGPNRPPLQATASKDLFARACRLATDLGLGPLTQVAVGGASDGNLAAGVGTPTLDGLGAVGGGAHADDEHLLVAELPRRTRLLTALVADLLAPQDGCPPGRSGSPHPVPSNQLREDRG, from the coding sequence ATGATCGCAGACGTCGAGCGGCTGGTGCGCTGCGAGTCCCCCTCGGACGACCTGGCCGCGGTCGCCCGCAGCGCCGAGCTGGTGGCCCGGATCGGCGCCGGTCACCTCGGGGCCGAGGCGGAGCGGATAGTCATCGACGGATGCACGCATGTGCGGTGGCGCTTCGGCCGGACCCCGCGCGTGCTGCTCATCGGGCATCACGACACGGTGTGGCCGGTCGGGTCGTTGAAGAGCCATCCGTTCGAGGTTCGCGACGGAGTGCTGCGCGGACCCGGTTGCTTCGACATGAAGGCCGGCCTGGTGATGGCGTTCCACGCCTTGGCGGACCTGATCGGCACGGGGGCACGGACGAGTGTGTCCGGACCCGGGGCCGCGCATCCGCTGGACGGTGTCACCCTCCTCATCACCGGTGACGAGGAGCCGGGTTCGCCCTCGTCCCGGGAGCTCATCGAGGGCGAGGCCGGCTCCTGCGCTGCCGCCCTCGTACTTGAGGCCGCCGGACCGGGTGGGGCCCTGAAGACGGAACGCAAAGGGGTGTCGCGCTACGAGGTGCTGGTTCGAGGACGTGCCGCCCACTCCGGCCTTGAGCCGGAGCGTGGCGTGAACGCGACGATCGAGGCCGCCCACCAGATCCTGGCCGTGGCCGCACTGGGCGATGCGGCACACGGTACGACTGTCACCCCGACCCGCCTGGAGGCGGGCACCACGAGTAACACCGTCCCCGCCTCGGCCAGCTTCGACGTCGACGTCCGTATACGGGACGCGGCAGAGCAGCACCGTGTGGACCGAGCGATGCGCGACCTGCGGGCCCGGCTGGCCGGCGCAGCCGTGGAGGTCACAGGCGGTCCGAACCGGCCGCCCTTGCAGGCCACCGCATCGAAGGATCTTTTTGCGCGGGCGTGCCGGCTCGCGACGGACCTCGGGCTCGGCCCGCTCACGCAGGTGGCCGTCGGCGGCGCCTCTGATGGAAATCTCGCCGCGGGAGTCGGCACCCCCACCCTCGACGGCCTGGGAGCGGTAGGCGGCGGCGCGCATGCCGACGACGAGCATCTGCTCGTCGCGGAGCTGCCGCGGCGGACCAGATTGCTCACCGCGTTGGTGGCCGACCTCCTGGCACCGCAGGACGGCTGTCCGCCCGGACGAAGCGGGAGCCCGCATCCTGTGCCCTCGAACCAGCTGCGCGAAGATCGGGGTTGA
- a CDS encoding GNAT family N-acetyltransferase, whose protein sequence is MTDLLRDRTESPPVDAAYTAAETAARVAGVDIRSLDSVSELESVRRLYEQIWRTGENSPVVTADLLRALAKAGSYVSGAFVGDELVGSCFGFFSPPARAALHSHIAGVLPYVRRRNVGFALKLHQRAWTLARGVGEICWTYDPLVRRNAYFNIAKLAAEPAEYLPDFYGPIDDGINRSDDSDRILVRWRLASPDAESVCAGRPRPADAEVARSRGATVALGVSATGAPSVGRTGGNARTVLVAVPEDIEALRESDPACAVSWRTAVRDVLGGLLADGARVRGFDPAGWYVVDRGSPTQVAGGTRRHGTHHNEAPQETA, encoded by the coding sequence GTGACTGATCTCCTGCGCGACCGTACCGAATCCCCGCCCGTCGACGCGGCGTACACCGCGGCTGAGACCGCCGCGCGCGTCGCGGGCGTCGACATCCGTTCCCTGGACAGTGTCAGTGAGCTTGAGTCCGTTCGGCGCCTGTACGAGCAGATCTGGCGCACCGGCGAGAACAGTCCGGTGGTGACCGCCGACCTGCTGCGTGCGCTGGCGAAGGCGGGCAGTTACGTCAGCGGCGCCTTCGTGGGGGACGAACTGGTCGGCTCCTGCTTCGGGTTCTTCTCCCCGCCGGCACGCGCGGCCCTGCACAGCCACATCGCAGGGGTGTTGCCCTACGTACGGCGGCGCAACGTCGGATTCGCCCTGAAACTGCACCAGCGGGCCTGGACGCTGGCGCGGGGTGTGGGCGAGATCTGCTGGACGTACGACCCTTTGGTGCGCCGCAACGCGTACTTCAACATCGCCAAGCTGGCTGCCGAGCCTGCCGAGTACCTGCCGGACTTCTACGGCCCCATCGACGACGGGATCAACCGCAGCGACGACAGCGACCGGATTCTGGTGCGGTGGCGTCTGGCGTCGCCGGACGCCGAGTCGGTCTGCGCCGGGCGGCCCAGACCGGCCGACGCGGAAGTCGCCCGGTCGCGCGGAGCGACCGTCGCCCTCGGAGTCTCCGCCACGGGCGCGCCGTCGGTGGGGCGCACCGGCGGCAACGCACGCACCGTACTGGTGGCCGTACCCGAAGACATCGAGGCACTGCGCGAGAGCGACCCGGCGTGCGCCGTGAGCTGGCGCACGGCGGTACGGGACGTGCTGGGCGGACTGCTCGCCGACGGCGCGCGGGTGCGCGGCTTCGACCCGGCGGGCTGGTACGTCGTGGACCGCGGAAGCCCGACGCAGGTCGCCGGCGGCACGCGCCGGCACGGAACACACCACAACGAAGCGCCACAGGAGACAGCGTGA
- the menC gene encoding o-succinylbenzoate synthase, protein MKVTGVELRTIKAPLVSPFRTSFGTETVREALLVRVVTDEAEGWGECGAGTAPQYSSQYTHAAADVLSRFLVPALAGVADLDAHQVAPALAAFKGHRMAKAALETAVLDADLRARGVPLAHALGAVRDRVPCGVSVGITESIPALLDAVAGYLDAGYLRIKLKIEPGWDIEPVRAVRERFGDILLQVDANAAYRRGDARHLARLDPFALLMLEQPLAEDDLLGHAELAKRITTPICLDESIVSARAAADALVLGACHVVNIKPGRVGGYLEARRIHDVCAAHGVPVWCGGMLETGLGRAANVALAALPGFVLPGDTSASDRYYRTDITAPFHLVDGHLVVPTGPGLGVTPVPEILDEVTDSTTWVPVP, encoded by the coding sequence GTGAAGGTCACCGGAGTCGAACTGCGCACCATCAAGGCACCCCTCGTATCCCCGTTCCGCACCTCGTTCGGCACCGAGACCGTGCGGGAGGCCCTCCTGGTGCGCGTCGTCACCGACGAGGCCGAGGGCTGGGGCGAGTGCGGCGCGGGCACCGCTCCTCAGTACTCGTCGCAGTACACGCACGCCGCCGCGGACGTCCTCAGCCGCTTCCTGGTCCCGGCGCTCGCCGGGGTGGCCGACCTCGACGCCCACCAGGTCGCCCCGGCTCTGGCCGCGTTCAAGGGGCACCGCATGGCCAAGGCCGCCCTGGAGACGGCGGTGCTGGACGCGGACCTCCGGGCCCGGGGAGTGCCCCTCGCACACGCCCTCGGCGCGGTCCGCGACAGAGTGCCGTGCGGGGTGTCGGTGGGGATCACGGAGTCGATCCCCGCGCTTCTCGACGCCGTCGCCGGATATCTGGACGCCGGCTATCTGCGGATCAAGCTGAAGATCGAACCCGGCTGGGACATCGAGCCGGTGCGCGCCGTCCGCGAACGGTTCGGCGACATCCTGCTGCAGGTGGACGCCAACGCCGCCTATCGCCGCGGCGACGCCCGCCATCTGGCCCGGCTCGACCCGTTCGCCCTCCTGATGCTGGAGCAGCCTCTCGCGGAGGACGACCTCCTCGGCCACGCGGAACTCGCGAAGCGCATCACCACCCCGATCTGTCTCGACGAGTCGATCGTCTCCGCCCGCGCCGCCGCCGACGCGCTCGTGCTCGGCGCCTGCCACGTGGTCAACATCAAGCCGGGCCGCGTCGGCGGCTATCTGGAGGCGCGGCGGATCCACGACGTCTGCGCGGCGCACGGCGTCCCCGTCTGGTGCGGCGGCATGCTCGAGACGGGACTGGGCCGCGCCGCCAACGTGGCGCTTGCCGCACTGCCCGGGTTCGTGCTGCCCGGCGACACCTCGGCCTCCGACCGCTACTACCGGACCGACATCACCGCACCGTTCCACCTCGTGGACGGACATCTCGTCGTGCCGACCGGGCCGGGCCTCGGCGTCACCCCCGTCCCGGAGATTCTGGACGAGGTGACGGACTCGACGACCTGGGTACCCGTCCCATGA